In Candidatus Poribacteria bacterium, the DNA window CAAACCCACTGGTAGGATTAAACCCATCAGCGTCCACTGTCCGATGTGGTACACCTGTAGCCAACAGAGCCACAACGGAATGGACGCTAATGCATTCGCTTTCAGCACACGCCGGACGGGTTGCGCCGTCAACATAGCGCACCAGTGTGAATAGAGACGCCATCCTAACGCATACAACCCAATTACCATCGGGACACCGAGCAGTGCTAACAGATAGAAAAAGTATTCTTGTTGTTTCGGATAGGCGTTAGCACTCAACCATCCGACGACCCCAGTATTAGAATGGTATTCAAAAACGAGGAACTTTTTGAGGGTTATGCCGAGGGCGAGCGCAAGGGAAGTCGCAGAGAAGGTGATAAGTCCAACGTAGGAGCGGAGAGCAGCGGCTTTAAGTTCCTGCAAGGGGAACATCGATAAAATCTTTGGCTGTTTCATCGTAGGCGAAAGCCTTCACGGCGCGTATCTCAGCGTCATAAACGGAGATAACCAGATACGTAGCATCCGGATAGGCGGGTTCGTCCCACATCATCGCGTCCGCCTTGTCCTTCTCCGAGAAATACGCCTCGTGGTTCGGGTGCGAGTGGTAGAAAACCTTAATCTGCCGATTTTGTGTCTCTGTCTCTTTGTGAATAGCGATTAAATCATCAGGGTGTATAACGTACGCCGTGCGGGCATCGCGCGGATATGTGTCGGGATCTTTCTGATGCAGTGCATTCTGTATATTCCGGCATTTCCAGACAAACTCCTGCGTCCCATCACTCAAAATAGCACCGCAGCATTCATCGGGAAACTCCGACTTTGCATGGGCATAAATTTCGCTAAGGGTCTCCGGTTGTAAAGTTAACATTTGCATTTTTTTCGCCACATCAAAGCGATCACATTCTGCTATGTCTCTAATCCGCGTCGGAACGCCTAAAAACTGGGTGCCAATGAAGCGTTTAGGCTTATCTGCAGTATCGGGCTTTAGAAAAGCCCGCCAGCGATTGCGGGGATAATAGAAATTTCAGCACCATCTGTCACAGGCGTGGCTTTTCCGTCAAGGAAACGGATATCTTCATCGTTAAGATAAATATTGACGAACCGGCGGATATTTCCGCCTTCATCACAGAGACGTTCCTTCATACCGGGATAATTCGCCTCAAGATTGTCAATAACGCCTTCAATATTGGCACCTTCCGTCTCAACTTCTGCCAAGTTTTGGGTCAAGCGTCTCAGTGGGGTTGGGATACGGACTGTTACAGACATGGAATAAATTTTCTCCTTTTTTGTATTAATTATAACGTGAACTCGATAAAAAATTTCTAATCGTACCGCAAACTGTTAGTTTGCGGGCAAACCCTACACACAAACTAACAGGAATCAACGTCAAATGTGCGTCTGGCATTTGCCGTGTGCTACAATTAAATTGAGTAATGCAATCCGCACTCTTTGGCATCTTCTGTTGTAGGTGCGGCGTTCTGCCAACGCCAGCGTCCGGCGCGTTTCGGTTCACCGGGTTTTATGGGTGTCGTGCATACGATACAACCGAGCGATTCATAATAGTGGCCGTCAGCATCGGCTTCAAGCAACGGATTCACGGGAATATCGTTGTCGCGGACAAACTGCCATACCTCCTCAGCTGTCCAGTGAAGGAGCGGATTGACCTTTAAGACCGGGTGTGTCGTTGATGATATGATTTCTGCCTTGCGGAGCTGCTTTCTCGCCTCCGACTGATCGCGACGCAGCCCCGTTATCCAGACATCCAAGGACTCCAGCAGTCGTTGCATCGGGCGGACTTTCCGAATGTTACAACAGTATTCCTGCTTCGCTTTGCTGTCGAAAAACAGATATTCGCCGTGCTCCGAGACCATTTCTTGGACTTCCTGTGGGTCAGGTTGAATCTGCTCAATCTGAATACCGTAGCGCGATTCGACCTTCTCAAGGAAGGCATAAGTCTCAGGAAAAAGTCGGAGTGTGTCAAGCGTGCAGACCCGGAAGGGCAACTGGTTTTCAGCAGCCAAGTGAATTAGCACCATACCCGACAGCTGCCCACTTGTGACGATTGCAGCACGTCCTTCAAACCGCTTAAAGAGAGAGAAAAGGATTTCTTGAGGAGTCTCTGTCAAGGTAATCTCTTGGCAGAGCGCATTATCTACTGAATGCTTCAATCTTTTGTTAACGGGTTTCTCGGTCATTGCTAACGCCTTTTAGGATATAGGTGAAGTTACGGCAGCATCTCCATAATGTCCGATTCGACTTCAAAATAACGACTCAAGCTGAAATAACGTTCGCCGGTGTCTGGAAGAATTGTTACAACGGTTTTATCGGGGCCCAGTTCCTTAGCGACCTGTAGTGCTGCGTAGACATTCGCACCAGACGACATCCCGACCAATAAGCCTTCGGTCGTTGAGATCGACTTCATCGTCTGATAGGCGACCTCTTCAGGAACAGCGATAACTTCATCAATGACATCTACATTAAGGACTTCAGGCACCATCCCAGCACCGAGTCCATCTATCCGTGTCGGTCCCGGGGGACCTCCGGAAAGCACGGCTGAGACCTGCGGTTCCACAGCAACCACTTTCACATTCGGGCACGCTGTTTTT includes these proteins:
- a CDS encoding M67 family metallopeptidase codes for the protein MQMLTLQPETLSEIYAHAKSEFPDECCGAILSDGTQEFVWKCRNIQNALHQKDPDTYPRDARTAYVIHPDDLIAIHKETETQNRQIKVFYHSHPNHEAYFSEKDKADAMMWDEPAYPDATYLVISVYDAEIRAVKAFAYDETAKDFIDVPLAGT
- a CDS encoding MoaD/ThiS family protein; its protein translation is MSVTVRIPTPLRRLTQNLAEVETEGANIEGVIDNLEANYPGMKERLCDEGGNIRRFVNIYLNDEDIRFLDGKATPVTDGAEISIIPAIAGGLF
- a CDS encoding phosphoadenylyl-sulfate reductase translates to MTEKPVNKRLKHSVDNALCQEITLTETPQEILFSLFKRFEGRAAIVTSGQLSGMVLIHLAAENQLPFRVCTLDTLRLFPETYAFLEKVESRYGIQIEQIQPDPQEVQEMVSEHGEYLFFDSKAKQEYCCNIRKVRPMQRLLESLDVWITGLRRDQSEARKQLRKAEIISSTTHPVLKVNPLLHWTAEEVWQFVRDNDIPVNPLLEADADGHYYESLGCIVCTTPIKPGEPKRAGRWRWQNAAPTTEDAKECGLHYSI